The proteins below come from a single Malus sylvestris chromosome 3, drMalSylv7.2, whole genome shotgun sequence genomic window:
- the LOC126615303 gene encoding uncharacterized protein LOC126615303, whose protein sequence is MQMDRSHQSTLLPLCYMILYIRYMLSPERLSAYCLLLWRKKESSLQFYKLLSICLFNGINGHAASGTAISSYKQVEGLQDINQSVEILVRLLSAVPGWSEKMFSFSNKLLKLSLI, encoded by the exons ATGCAAATGGACAGATCCCATCAGAGCACTCTGTTACCCCTCTGTTACATGATTTTGTACATCCGTTATATGCTATCTCCCGAACGCTTATCCGCCTACTGCCTATTACTATGGAG GAAGAAAGAAAGCAGCCTACAATTTTATAAACTATTGTCCATATGCCTTTTTAATGGTATCAATG GGCATGCGGCTTCTGGAACCG CGATATCCTCATATAAACAAGTGGAAGGTTTGCAGGACATTAACCAATCAGTTGAGATATTAGTTCGTTTACTTTCTGCTGTCCCTGGTTGGAGTGAGAAAATGTTTAG TTTCAGCAACAAGTTGCTGAAATTATCACTTATATAG
- the LOC126617121 gene encoding uncharacterized mitochondrial protein AtMg00810-like, with the protein MVFILVYVDDIIVTGRSTSACQQVITQLSFMFPIKNLGALHYFLGIEVKRSSKGIYISQIKYILDLLKKAHMDGAKPCATPLSTSKLDHTSPLLDNAAQYRSLVKALQYLTWTRPDFSFAVNLVCQYMHSPRHSHFQAVKRIFRYLKSSLDLGLWFPKSSSSLSIIAFSDADWAGCPLDRKSTGGFCIFLGFSLIRWSAKKQPIVARSSTEAKYQSLANTAAELTWICKLLVDIAYKSPSIPQLWCDNVSALSLAKNPLFHACTKHVELDYHYIREKVLVREVSVHYICTQQQIADICTKALAKDQFHSLINKLSLRTPQLSLRGDIKDTYVNEIVA; encoded by the coding sequence ATGGTGTTCATCttagtttatgttgatgacattattGTCACTGGACGATCTACTTCTGCCTGTCAACAAGTTATCACTCAGCTTAGTTTTATGTTTCCTATCAAGAATCTTGGTGCTCTACACTATTTTCTTGGCATTGAGGTGAAAAGGTCCTCCAAGGGTATTTACATATcccaaattaaatatattctggATTTGTTGAAGAAAGCTCATATGGATGGGGCAAAACCTTGTGCTACTCCTCTGAGTACATCAAAGCTTGATCATACATCCCCTTTATTGGACAATGCTGCTCAATACAGATCTCTTGTGAAAGCACTTCAATACTTAACCTGGACCCGGCCTGATTTTTCCTTTGCTGTGAATTTAGTCTGCCAATATATGCATAGTCCTCGTCATTCTCATTTTCAAGCTGTCAAACGCATATTCAGGTATCTTAAGAGCTCTCTTGATCTGGGATTATGGTTTCCTAAAAGTTCATCTTCTCTATCCATCATTGCATTctctgatgcagattgggcaggttgtCCTCTTGACAGAAAGTCCACTGGCGGTTTCTGTATTTTTCTTGGCTTCTCTCTTATTAGATGGAGCGCTAAAAAGCAACCTATTGTTGCTCGCTCATCCACTGAGGCTAAGTATCAATCACTTGCCAATACTGCTGCCGAACTCACTTGGATTTGCAAACTTTTAGTGGATATTGCCTACAAATCACCCTCTATTCCACAACTGTGGTGTGATAATGTCTCTGCTCTTTCTCTGGCGAAAAATCCATTGTTCCATGCTTGTACCAAGCATGTTGAGCTTGATTACCATTACATTCGTGAAAAGGTTTTAGTTCGAGAAGTCTCTGTTCATTATATTTGCACACAGCAACAGATTGCAGATATTTGTACTAAAGCCCTTGCTAAGGACCAGTTTCATTCTCTCATAAACAAACTCTCCCTTCGCACCCCTCAGCtcagtttgaggggggatattAAAGATACTTATGTAAATGAAATAGTTGCTTAA